A window of the Fibrobacter sp. UWH4 genome harbors these coding sequences:
- a CDS encoding excisionase family DNA-binding protein yields the protein MASKEQMSLHFDYYSVKEIANKIGFHPDTVYDWIKNRNMPVRRVGRQGRITIYWPDFAKWWSEPNNF from the coding sequence ATGGCTAGCAAGGAACAGATGTCACTTCATTTCGACTACTACTCTGTCAAGGAGATAGCCAACAAAATCGGCTTTCATCCCGACACGGTGTATGACTGGATAAAGAACCGCAATATGCCGGTACGCCGAGTAGGACGGCAGGGCCGTATAACGATATACTGGCCTGATTTCGCAAAGTGGTGGTCGGAACCTAACAATTTCTAG
- a CDS encoding GNAT family N-acetyltransferase, whose protein sequence is MNIERIDYKKALELKSLEKESIDFKFYPNCQYIGAFEDGRLVGMVAWQMVGQSLRLKSDCVLPAFRKRGVYSKLWVAREKATEGIRRASDTAFCTAMSLGMYLSKGFVKGKTNKYGITFVKRSVK, encoded by the coding sequence ATGAACATAGAACGGATTGATTACAAAAAGGCATTGGAACTGAAGAGTCTTGAAAAGGAGAGCATCGATTTCAAGTTCTATCCTAACTGCCAGTATATCGGCGCTTTTGAAGACGGTCGCCTTGTCGGAATGGTTGCGTGGCAGATGGTTGGTCAGAGCCTTCGCTTAAAGAGCGATTGCGTGCTCCCTGCATTCAGAAAACGCGGGGTGTACTCCAAACTATGGGTGGCAAGAGAAAAGGCCACCGAAGGTATCAGGCGTGCAAGCGATACGGCTTTCTGCACTGCAATGTCTTTGGGAATGTATCTGTCGAAAGGTTTTGTCAAGGGAAAGACGAACAAGTACGGTATAACCTTTGTGAAGAGGTCTGTCAAATGA
- a CDS encoding phage minor head protein has translation MLNDLVRFANGVELAVGKKRGRHPVFNANMFYPYVPERELQGATRNEFMRFIEEALSAAMLGTQLGDDIEELSDLEPNLSDGFKSEIDRIAHAIDKKAVDNFAKQSEMIIGKPYYPGSAKTEILTNWESNFQLLCKSAETDAKNDIAQIVQQAKNEGWNKNQLEKAVKKQLPEKYRNRAELIARTETAKLNSEINRATYKEIGVEYYVWMTTMDGRERSSHAEMNNVICSVSNPDVYYEENPNDPMHPIEKPRTGAMVHLHPGMDFQCRCSMVAWDPYINGKYEVKEGSVEKPEEPKTTREILEETAQQLEQAREQLEAANRKTEILQQAQARHAARTQAEREDIIKRLNNRLEVRKLTNEVVKEAEGINGVELDKLKELMKGGSKKQYVEMNNLANEIKSKVNELKAMKYVQNPLQVAKDFDYQTAVTIEKSVEGKLNKWDFENISLEQRKKKLEFEINWVENNKKYPSWKVAQDAYMKLLVEVNKDIQVEAIEQVLPDLKAYASTHKRWPNFKKWLGELENMVANKSAYTETELLKQLQKVEKEQARIKQYDPKPAMNNSANDLTYMSNKDAKKLIQEFRKVTDDRADAAFRPLSEQLWAQYSQEEKTVLTKYTQTYSYLNEPLRKITYYGGRPLSEYTNDLPIMTNAIEKSVIPSDIVVSRGTDDFMTSAGINLSSLKKGDTFIDGAFLSTAVKEGNGLTKTYTLKIAVPKGAKGIYAEPFTHYNDAHKHDFDTGVLWNGKNKESFGGEREMILQRGSKLEVVEVHGKTIYCKLVGQLYNQP, from the coding sequence ATGCTGAACGATTTGGTAAGGTTCGCGAACGGCGTTGAACTCGCCGTAGGTAAGAAACGGGGCCGTCACCCTGTGTTCAACGCAAACATGTTCTACCCCTATGTTCCCGAAAGGGAACTCCAGGGGGCGACAAGGAACGAGTTCATGCGCTTTATCGAGGAGGCACTTTCTGCGGCCATGCTCGGAACGCAGCTGGGTGACGACATCGAGGAACTCTCGGACCTTGAACCGAATCTTTCGGACGGCTTCAAGAGCGAAATTGACAGAATCGCCCATGCTATCGACAAGAAGGCAGTAGACAACTTCGCGAAACAGTCGGAAATGATTATCGGTAAGCCTTACTATCCGGGTTCAGCAAAAACCGAAATCCTTACCAACTGGGAATCGAACTTCCAGCTCTTGTGCAAGAGTGCTGAAACCGATGCCAAGAATGACATCGCCCAAATCGTTCAACAGGCGAAAAACGAGGGCTGGAACAAGAACCAGCTCGAAAAGGCCGTCAAGAAACAGTTGCCTGAAAAATACAGGAACCGTGCAGAACTGATAGCACGTACCGAGACGGCGAAGCTCAACAGCGAAATAAACCGAGCCACGTACAAGGAAATAGGCGTAGAATACTACGTGTGGATGACCACGATGGACGGACGCGAACGTTCTAGCCATGCGGAGATGAACAACGTAATCTGTTCAGTGAGCAATCCCGATGTCTACTACGAGGAAAATCCGAACGATCCGATGCACCCAATCGAAAAACCAAGAACCGGCGCAATGGTGCACCTGCACCCAGGAATGGACTTTCAGTGCCGGTGTTCTATGGTCGCGTGGGACCCCTACATCAACGGCAAGTACGAGGTCAAGGAAGGTTCTGTAGAAAAGCCGGAAGAACCCAAGACAACCAGGGAGATATTGGAAGAGACCGCACAGCAGCTCGAACAAGCCCGTGAACAGCTCGAAGCCGCCAACAGGAAAACGGAGATACTGCAACAAGCCCAGGCACGACACGCCGCCAGGACGCAAGCCGAACGTGAAGACATCATTAAGCGTCTGAACAACCGCCTGGAAGTCCGCAAGCTCACGAACGAGGTTGTCAAGGAAGCCGAAGGAATCAACGGAGTCGAACTTGACAAGCTGAAAGAACTCATGAAGGGCGGCTCTAAAAAGCAGTACGTCGAGATGAACAACCTCGCCAACGAAATAAAGTCGAAGGTCAATGAACTGAAGGCAATGAAGTACGTCCAGAATCCACTCCAGGTGGCCAAGGATTTCGACTACCAGACTGCCGTCACGATTGAAAAGTCTGTAGAAGGAAAACTCAATAAATGGGACTTTGAAAACATTTCTCTGGAACAGAGAAAGAAAAAGTTGGAGTTCGAAATAAACTGGGTCGAGAACAACAAGAAATACCCAAGCTGGAAGGTAGCCCAGGATGCCTACATGAAATTGCTTGTCGAAGTGAACAAGGATATTCAGGTAGAAGCGATTGAACAGGTTTTGCCTGACTTGAAGGCATACGCATCTACGCACAAGCGCTGGCCTAATTTCAAGAAATGGCTAGGTGAACTTGAAAACATGGTAGCGAACAAGTCGGCGTATACCGAGACTGAATTGTTGAAACAACTACAGAAGGTAGAAAAGGAACAGGCGCGAATCAAGCAGTATGATCCGAAGCCAGCAATGAATAATTCTGCGAATGACTTGACCTATATGTCGAACAAGGACGCGAAAAAGCTGATTCAGGAGTTTCGTAAAGTCACTGACGATAGGGCCGATGCTGCCTTCCGTCCTTTGTCCGAACAGCTTTGGGCGCAATACTCGCAGGAAGAGAAAACTGTCCTCACAAAATACACGCAGACATACAGCTATCTGAATGAACCTTTAAGAAAAATAACGTATTATGGCGGTAGGCCTTTGTCAGAATACACAAACGATTTGCCTATTATGACAAATGCGATTGAAAAATCAGTTATTCCGAGCGACATAGTTGTGTCTAGGGGAACAGATGATTTTATGACTTCTGCAGGTATAAACCTGTCGTCACTGAAAAAAGGAGATACCTTTATCGATGGAGCTTTTTTGTCAACTGCGGTAAAGGAAGGCAACGGGCTGACCAAAACTTACACGTTGAAAATAGCCGTTCCGAAAGGCGCCAAGGGAATTTACGCCGAACCTTTTACTCACTACAACGATGCCCATAAACATGATTTTGACACCGGAGTTCTCTGGAACGGAAAAAATAAAGAATCATTCGGCGGTGAGCGCGAAATGATTCTTCAAAGGGGTTCTAAACTGGAAGTAGTAGAAGTCCATGGTAAGACAATCTACTGCAAGTTGGTAGGTCAGCTATACAATCAGCCGTAA
- a CDS encoding ParB N-terminal domain-containing protein: protein MQIIEKPLGELRPYENNPRINTDAVDKVANSIREFGFQVPIVIDRNGVIAAGHTRYEAAKRLGLETVPCVVASELSDKQIKAYRLADNKVAEIAAWDFGKLNSELAELSDQFDFSDYGFNAFSADFSTEQDSDAGEGEGGPLVEDDNYNITYEIAFNDEDEQSEWYRFIAATKKRFPEKETVAERILCAVREWMKEG from the coding sequence ATGCAAATTATCGAGAAACCGTTGGGCGAGTTGCGCCCATACGAGAACAATCCGCGTATCAACACCGATGCCGTTGACAAAGTCGCGAACAGCATCAGGGAGTTCGGATTCCAGGTGCCTATCGTAATTGACCGCAACGGGGTCATAGCCGCAGGTCATACCAGATACGAGGCCGCGAAAAGACTAGGACTTGAAACGGTGCCGTGCGTCGTGGCTAGCGAACTTTCCGACAAGCAAATCAAGGCCTACCGTCTTGCCGACAACAAGGTGGCCGAGATTGCGGCATGGGACTTCGGAAAGCTCAATTCCGAACTTGCGGAACTTTCCGACCAGTTCGACTTTTCCGACTACGGGTTCAACGCATTCTCTGCCGACTTTTCCACCGAGCAGGATTCAGATGCTGGAGAAGGCGAGGGCGGACCTCTGGTCGAGGACGACAATTACAACATCACTTACGAGATAGCCTTCAACGACGAGGACGAGCAGTCCGAGTGGTACAGGTTCATCGCGGCCACCAAGAAGAGGTTCCCCGAAAAGGAAACCGTAGCCGAACGCATCCTGTGCGCTGTCCGGGAGTGGATGAAGGAGGGGTAG
- a CDS encoding ParB N-terminal domain-containing protein, with product MKIEEMPISNVQWVDVEKLSANDYNPNVVFSKEMELLKFSLLRNGWIQPVLVTQDFVIIDGFHRSTIAKVDKDVKAMSDGKVPVVVMNLSEPERMLLTIRINRAKGSHIALKMSDIIKKLVNEYGVPPETICKEIGANRDEVDLLMLENVFAAKKINEETKYSQAWGVR from the coding sequence ATGAAAATCGAAGAAATGCCTATTTCTAACGTTCAATGGGTCGATGTCGAAAAACTTTCAGCGAACGACTACAACCCGAACGTAGTGTTCTCCAAGGAAATGGAACTCCTGAAATTCAGCCTTCTGCGGAACGGCTGGATTCAGCCGGTTCTTGTCACCCAGGACTTCGTGATTATCGACGGGTTCCACCGTTCCACAATCGCGAAGGTTGACAAGGACGTGAAGGCCATGAGCGACGGCAAGGTTCCAGTAGTGGTGATGAACCTGAGCGAACCCGAAAGGATGCTTCTCACGATCCGAATCAACCGTGCCAAAGGTTCGCACATCGCGTTGAAGATGAGCGACATCATCAAGAAACTCGTGAACGAGTACGGAGTGCCGCCAGAAACCATCTGCAAGGAAATCGGGGCCAACCGCGACGAGGTTGACCTGCTCATGCTCGAAAACGTTTTCGCAGCAAAGAAAATCAACGAGGAAACGAAGTACTCGCAGGCCTGGGGCGTGCGCTAA
- the terL gene encoding phage terminase large subunit: MPTSEMIQLSRRNLLAFVTPTMPTYSIGWVHREICGRLMNFFADVMEKKSPRLILTMPPRHGKSQLVSKHFPSWCFGVNPDISFIAASYSDSLSKRINKDVQRIMDSSDYHLIFPKTSLSGRGSSFSRSTNLLEIPGHSGSFRSTGIGGGITGMGCDILSIDDPLKDRQEANSITIRERVWDWYTSTAYTRLSPGGGVLVTLTRWHEDDLVGRLLDAMKKGSGDQWQVINYPAIAEEDELHRKKGEALHEARYPLEMLERIKVNVGSYDWNSLYQQHPTPVGGGIIKREWIRTYEIMPKVFDVVIQSWDFTFKNSDSADNVAGTVWGKVGANYYLLDCIAEKMDFVSSIRALQRTTAKWPQAMAKIVEDKANGPAIISSMNREISGLIPFNPEGSKEARAFAVSPLFEAGNVLIPAEDERHPWVREYVDELTMFPGAPHDDRVDSTTQALLYLSNGGGMQSVINFL, encoded by the coding sequence ATGCCGACTAGTGAGATGATACAGCTTTCGCGCAGGAACCTTCTTGCGTTCGTCACGCCGACCATGCCTACCTATTCCATAGGGTGGGTACATCGCGAGATTTGCGGTCGCCTGATGAACTTCTTCGCAGACGTGATGGAAAAGAAGTCGCCTAGATTGATTCTTACGATGCCGCCTCGTCACGGCAAGAGCCAGCTGGTGAGCAAGCATTTTCCTTCGTGGTGTTTCGGGGTAAACCCGGATATTTCCTTTATCGCGGCAAGCTATTCCGACAGCCTGTCGAAGCGAATAAACAAGGATGTTCAGAGAATCATGGATAGTTCAGACTACCATCTGATTTTCCCGAAGACATCGCTTTCGGGCAGGGGTAGCAGTTTTTCACGGTCCACGAACCTTCTTGAAATACCTGGTCATTCAGGGAGTTTCAGGAGTACCGGTATAGGTGGCGGTATCACCGGCATGGGCTGCGACATCCTCAGCATCGACGACCCGTTGAAGGATCGCCAGGAAGCAAACTCAATCACTATCCGCGAGCGTGTGTGGGACTGGTACACTTCGACCGCTTATACGCGACTTTCGCCAGGTGGCGGCGTGCTTGTAACCCTCACTCGGTGGCACGAGGACGATTTGGTTGGACGTCTACTCGATGCGATGAAGAAGGGGAGCGGCGACCAGTGGCAAGTAATCAACTATCCTGCTATAGCCGAGGAAGATGAACTTCACCGCAAGAAGGGCGAGGCCCTGCATGAGGCCAGGTACCCGCTGGAAATGCTCGAACGCATCAAGGTAAACGTCGGATCGTATGACTGGAACTCGCTATACCAGCAGCACCCTACGCCCGTCGGAGGCGGCATAATCAAGCGCGAATGGATTCGCACTTACGAAATCATGCCGAAGGTTTTCGACGTGGTGATTCAGAGCTGGGACTTCACCTTCAAGAATTCCGATTCTGCCGACAACGTGGCCGGAACTGTTTGGGGCAAGGTTGGGGCTAATTACTATCTGCTAGACTGCATAGCAGAAAAGATGGACTTCGTGTCCAGCATAAGGGCGTTACAGCGCACTACGGCAAAATGGCCGCAGGCCATGGCTAAAATCGTGGAAGACAAGGCCAACGGTCCGGCGATTATTTCGTCAATGAACAGGGAAATTTCGGGGCTGATTCCGTTCAATCCCGAAGGCTCCAAGGAAGCCAGGGCTTTCGCGGTGAGCCCTCTTTTCGAGGCTGGGAATGTCCTTATTCCTGCAGAAGACGAAAGGCATCCGTGGGTACGGGAATATGTTGACGAACTTACGATGTTTCCGGGAGCACCGCACGATGACCGTGTGGACTCCACGACACAGGCGCTTCTTTACCTGTCGAACGGTGGCGGTATGCAGAGCGTGATAAACTTTCTTTAA
- a CDS encoding DUF5675 family protein, with translation MMVLVRQIRTEKSILGSLYLNGAFVCYTLENAAKAIPTGCYNVQNSKSTKFKRELPLVYNATVKASRGIRIHRGNTWEDSAGCILVGMSHNSEAYKPGVEPAVFESANAETMVTMLCRNENRLAIYEPQ, from the coding sequence ATGATGGTGCTCGTCCGCCAAATCCGCACGGAAAAGTCAATCCTGGGGTCGCTTTACCTGAACGGTGCGTTCGTCTGCTACACGCTGGAGAACGCCGCCAAGGCCATCCCTACGGGCTGCTACAACGTACAGAACTCCAAGTCAACGAAGTTCAAGCGGGAGCTTCCGCTGGTGTACAATGCGACAGTCAAGGCGAGCCGTGGAATCCGTATCCATCGCGGCAACACCTGGGAGGATTCCGCCGGTTGCATCCTTGTCGGCATGAGCCACAACAGCGAGGCTTACAAGCCGGGCGTGGAACCCGCCGTGTTCGAGAGCGCGAACGCCGAGACCATGGTCACGATGCTCTGCAGGAACGAGAACAGGCTCGCGATTTATGAGCCGCAATAA
- a CDS encoding phosphoadenosine phosphosulfate reductase family protein, whose translation MAMRHRIKLDSDVYTEAKKRIRHIIATFDNVLVAFSGGKDSWATLNLVQEVYDELGITDKVKVFFRDEEVISDSVVSFVQGIYESGKFDFRYYAIPLVSQKFVLGKTEKYVQWDRNRKWLRQPPEYAIRIPDNEYREFDQYTTDAFVCKNEKGRVAIVNGIRADESLVRLQSCVNKRNENYICGTKEPRIKNCKPIYDWNEQDIFLYFYKKGLKYCDIYDAETLNSMELRVSTPFHAESAKHFDKIRTLYPTYYQQLVDLFPEFILQARYWKEFKGGSKDTVYEKYEHSFRGIYRYIDDNLQGVERELAIKRVKTVETSRRNAGDGKNLGAYPVRYVFEQVVNGAFKRNILPKSKPSSLDFEFEGLEAPV comes from the coding sequence ATGGCAATGCGCCACAGAATTAAACTTGACTCCGACGTGTACACCGAGGCCAAGAAACGCATACGGCACATAATCGCCACGTTCGACAACGTGCTTGTGGCTTTTTCCGGCGGCAAGGATTCCTGGGCGACGCTCAACCTGGTACAGGAAGTCTACGACGAACTGGGAATTACGGATAAAGTAAAGGTTTTCTTCCGCGACGAGGAAGTGATATCCGACAGCGTTGTGAGTTTCGTGCAGGGAATCTACGAAAGCGGCAAGTTTGATTTCCGTTACTATGCGATACCGCTGGTGTCGCAGAAGTTCGTGCTGGGAAAGACGGAAAAGTACGTGCAATGGGACCGAAACAGGAAATGGCTCAGGCAACCGCCTGAATACGCTATCCGCATTCCAGACAATGAATACCGGGAGTTCGACCAATACACGACGGACGCCTTCGTATGCAAGAACGAGAAGGGCAGAGTCGCCATCGTGAACGGAATCCGTGCGGACGAATCGCTGGTGCGCCTTCAGTCGTGCGTAAACAAGCGCAACGAGAACTACATCTGCGGCACGAAGGAACCTCGGATCAAGAACTGCAAGCCGATTTATGACTGGAACGAGCAGGACATATTCCTCTACTTTTACAAGAAGGGCTTGAAGTACTGCGACATCTACGATGCAGAGACATTAAACTCCATGGAACTACGTGTTTCTACTCCCTTCCATGCCGAGAGTGCAAAACACTTCGACAAGATAAGGACGCTCTATCCTACATACTACCAGCAGCTGGTTGACCTTTTTCCGGAATTCATTCTGCAGGCCCGTTACTGGAAAGAATTCAAGGGCGGTTCCAAGGATACGGTTTACGAGAAATACGAGCATTCGTTCAGAGGAATCTACCGCTATATCGACGACAATCTTCAAGGCGTTGAGCGCGAACTTGCAATAAAGCGTGTGAAGACGGTAGAGACATCAAGAAGGAATGCCGGTGACGGAAAGAACCTTGGTGCCTATCCGGTGAGATACGTGTTCGAACAGGTTGTGAACGGAGCCTTCAAGCGCAACATTCTGCCGAAGTCCAAGCCCAGCAGCCTGGATTTCGAGTTCGAAGGACTGGAGGCTCCCGTATGA
- a CDS encoding DUF1353 domain-containing protein — translation MAVTVKKAWVDRPFVWHRDKDGSRVLMWSDTLHLQLVKDGVEFAAAFRFRGRDSEPGGSGFRCDGLSVPRPLRWFMPDWDDVNELYNLAGAVHDWLYASVGAYGIFTRSECDDIFRGILREAGVSRFKASTADFMVGLFAGCRLHWGNDSYGVRGLVRMETCV, via the coding sequence ATGGCAGTGACGGTAAAGAAAGCCTGGGTTGACAGGCCGTTCGTGTGGCACAGGGACAAGGACGGCTCCCGCGTTCTGATGTGGAGCGACACCCTGCACCTGCAACTTGTAAAGGACGGCGTGGAATTTGCGGCGGCGTTCCGTTTCCGTGGACGCGACAGCGAGCCGGGCGGTTCCGGGTTCCGTTGCGACGGGCTTTCTGTTCCCAGGCCGCTTCGCTGGTTCATGCCCGACTGGGACGACGTCAACGAGCTGTACAACCTCGCCGGGGCCGTGCACGACTGGCTATACGCCTCCGTGGGCGCATACGGAATCTTCACCCGCTCGGAGTGCGACGACATATTCCGTGGAATCCTGCGGGAAGCCGGGGTGTCGAGGTTCAAGGCATCGACCGCCGATTTTATGGTTGGCCTTTTCGCTGGTTGCCGCCTTCACTGGGGTAACGATTCCTACGGTGTACGTGGGCTTGTAAGGATGGAGACTTGCGTATGA
- a CDS encoding helix-turn-helix transcriptional regulator gives MLAVVRKPRIRVSAKVIPEKLLDFLKENFGGVEIEPETYAPEDIPELVEAREMTSPGEAIYLDRDLRGMTQAELAEKLGVAVTVVSDMENNRRPVSRKMAVKLGEVFGTDPAAFFKF, from the coding sequence ATGTTGGCAGTCGTGAGAAAGCCCCGTATTAGGGTGTCGGCAAAAGTCATTCCCGAAAAACTTCTTGACTTTCTCAAGGAGAATTTCGGTGGCGTTGAAATTGAACCGGAAACCTATGCGCCCGAGGACATTCCCGAGCTTGTGGAGGCCAGGGAAATGACTTCACCTGGTGAAGCGATATACCTTGATAGGGACCTTCGCGGAATGACCCAGGCGGAACTTGCGGAAAAGCTGGGTGTTGCGGTCACGGTAGTTTCTGACATGGAAAACAACAGGCGCCCGGTTTCAAGGAAGATGGCGGTGAAGTTGGGCGAAGTGTTCGGTACTGATCCTGCTGCTTTTTTCAAGTTCTAG
- a CDS encoding anti-CBASS protein Acb1 family protein translates to MAKKTTTMMDGSYENLVTGLGKAGMDKSANIRAKHYIPANLTELASMKVQDGIASFIVDGVPEAALMKDISVTNDTEGEVLRDATRLGFFRAVKRAGSEMRLTGGSVVVTEYEGDNSETISEEPSAGAKVKGYRVYSAGRVNLRKEDFDGEEPRIFRCNKIDGTDVEIHASRCTVFHGVELPDVLNGHSLRESYFGVSALYPIEQALKELAAVSGAIVNMAQETGTLLMKMGGLNLMMSKPDCGVADIHKMMSLVKLCMNSLRAAFAGKDDGFEILSHNFAGLSEIWQKCMNIVAAKSRIPVSILFGQSATGLAQTNEGDTKAWCQTVDAWRADYLYRPMCRLIEDFSRRNLNKDYSEFEWGAVDEMTLKQTLEARKLQAETLNIYYNMGTLYPDEVRKNVFENGHSWEVSVESK, encoded by the coding sequence ATGGCAAAGAAAACGACTACAATGATGGATGGATCCTACGAGAACCTGGTTACTGGTCTCGGCAAGGCAGGCATGGACAAGAGCGCGAATATCCGCGCTAAGCACTACATTCCTGCAAACCTTACGGAACTCGCTTCAATGAAGGTTCAGGACGGCATCGCGTCCTTTATCGTTGACGGAGTTCCCGAGGCGGCGCTCATGAAGGATATTTCAGTCACGAACGATACCGAAGGCGAGGTGCTGAGAGATGCTACAAGGCTCGGATTTTTCCGGGCTGTCAAGAGGGCCGGCTCGGAAATGCGCCTTACTGGCGGCTCGGTAGTAGTCACTGAATACGAGGGTGACAATTCAGAAACTATCAGCGAGGAACCTTCCGCTGGAGCCAAGGTCAAGGGGTACCGCGTGTATTCCGCAGGGCGTGTGAACTTGCGCAAGGAAGATTTTGACGGAGAGGAACCGAGAATTTTCCGCTGCAACAAGATCGACGGCACCGACGTCGAAATCCATGCCTCCAGGTGCACCGTTTTCCACGGCGTGGAACTGCCGGACGTGCTCAACGGCCATAGCTTGCGAGAAAGCTACTTCGGTGTATCGGCGCTCTATCCGATTGAACAGGCGCTGAAGGAACTTGCTGCCGTTTCCGGGGCCATTGTCAACATGGCGCAGGAAACAGGAACCCTGCTCATGAAGATGGGCGGACTTAACCTGATGATGTCTAAACCCGATTGCGGTGTGGCAGACATCCACAAGATGATGTCTTTGGTGAAACTCTGCATGAACAGCTTGAGGGCGGCTTTCGCAGGAAAGGACGACGGCTTCGAAATCCTGAGCCACAATTTTGCAGGACTTTCGGAAATTTGGCAGAAGTGCATGAATATCGTCGCGGCAAAGTCCCGTATTCCGGTGAGCATCCTTTTCGGACAGAGTGCTACCGGACTCGCACAGACGAACGAGGGCGACACCAAGGCGTGGTGCCAGACGGTTGATGCCTGGAGGGCCGATTACCTCTACCGTCCGATGTGCAGGCTCATCGAGGACTTTTCGCGCAGGAACCTGAACAAGGACTACTCCGAATTTGAATGGGGCGCCGTTGACGAAATGACGCTGAAACAGACTCTCGAAGCCCGCAAGCTCCAGGCAGAGACCCTCAATATCTACTACAACATGGGAACGCTCTACCCCGACGAAGTGCGCAAGAACGTTTTCGAGAACGGCCACAGCTGGGAAGTGTCCGTAGAATCCAAGTAG
- a CDS encoding polymer-forming cytoskeletal protein has translation MAQNITTLLEKDYADTLSGNDLFYLVQGTGSNRDRKLQLSALVAYIMAGGSNEMTLHKLTIGGAYWEDRQNVGPVIEGLHFVIADSAEFNSVTIKSNAQRGGNIGYGSNGPFINSFYSISANVLEGVTLDISGNGSIDGNLGVTGDVTVGGDIGVTGDANITGDLSADDVIATGTVTADGGFESNSGDIKTSNGNLEVGGHVKFGTGSIYTASTSGDESSITSSLSSLSDGTVALIVNKTGTALQFNDNIFAKTLFQVPGYTAIQVVKVDGKVYPVGGDYV, from the coding sequence ATGGCGCAGAACATAACTACACTTCTTGAAAAAGACTATGCGGACACGCTATCGGGCAACGACCTTTTCTACCTAGTCCAGGGAACAGGAAGCAACCGTGACAGGAAACTGCAACTGTCCGCGCTTGTCGCCTACATCATGGCTGGCGGCTCTAACGAGATGACCCTCCACAAGTTGACCATCGGCGGCGCCTATTGGGAGGATAGGCAGAATGTCGGCCCCGTGATTGAAGGCCTGCATTTCGTTATCGCCGACAGTGCTGAATTCAATTCAGTGACCATCAAGAGCAATGCGCAGAGAGGCGGCAATATCGGTTACGGCAGCAACGGACCCTTCATTAACAGCTTCTACAGCATCTCTGCCAACGTCCTCGAGGGCGTGACATTGGATATTTCCGGTAACGGCTCTATCGATGGCAACCTTGGCGTAACTGGCGATGTCACCGTTGGCGGTGACATCGGTGTCACAGGTGATGCCAACATTACGGGCGACTTGTCCGCCGATGACGTCATTGCGACAGGAACGGTTACGGCCGACGGCGGCTTTGAATCTAACAGCGGCGACATCAAGACTTCGAACGGCAACCTTGAAGTAGGCGGTCACGTCAAGTTCGGTACCGGTTCAATATACACGGCTTCTACCTCAGGCGACGAGTCGAGCATTACCTCATCCCTCTCAAGTTTGAGTGACGGCACAGTAGCGTTAATCGTTAACAAGACGGGAACTGCCTTGCAGTTCAACGACAACATTTTTGCAAAGACCTTATTCCAGGTGCCCGGATACACTGCCATACAGGTCGTAAAGGTTGACGGCAAGGTTTATCCTGTCGGCGGTGACTACGTATAG